A window of Pseudodesulfovibrio hydrargyri contains these coding sequences:
- a CDS encoding HoxN/HupN/NixA family nickel/cobalt transporter, with product MRTPLTTWLPVALLFTALCLSAPQRAEAHPHVYVDVSLTFHVDDSGLSSVHQTWLFDEIFTRAILSELGLDAAALATQEGQAAVRDGAFAYLSNYHYFTLIETGGQSVPVTVTGFRAGLADNRFVYDFDVPLSLPVDRLSDFRMAVFDKEYYTDMIYAENGIRFDVRGGVSVSHSVRAAKDHTYWQYIVPSAVHMTVSAVPGAAPSVAADRTGADQEAGLPGRIMHMVRSTQKELTKRLNAFGTRLKDEPWGAPLWMFLALSFVYGVVHAVGPGHGKAVVCSWFLSRPGSLLRGALMGNAITFVHMGSAALAVGAAYLIFSSGMGGFAAASRAIQPAGYGLLALMGLFLLVKAVLDLRRGGLLASHACAHDGDEGGDLKSILAVSFVTGLIPCPGAAVILAFAIGLNIFWTGVAALIVMALGMGLTTTLFAWLAVSARKAALTLSGRNRRLFGYLHAGLSICGAAAIGLFGTALLIGSLTA from the coding sequence ATGCGCACGCCCCTGACCACATGGCTCCCGGTAGCCCTGCTCTTCACGGCCCTGTGCCTGTCGGCCCCGCAACGGGCCGAGGCCCACCCGCACGTCTACGTGGACGTCTCCCTGACCTTCCACGTGGACGATTCGGGGTTGTCGAGCGTGCACCAGACCTGGCTCTTCGATGAGATATTCACCCGGGCGATCCTCAGCGAGCTCGGGCTGGACGCGGCCGCCCTGGCCACGCAGGAGGGGCAGGCGGCCGTGCGCGACGGTGCCTTCGCCTACCTGTCAAACTACCACTATTTCACCCTGATCGAGACCGGCGGACAATCGGTGCCCGTAACCGTGACGGGCTTTCGGGCCGGGCTTGCCGACAACCGGTTCGTCTACGACTTCGACGTGCCGCTTTCCCTGCCCGTGGACCGGCTGTCCGACTTCCGCATGGCCGTGTTCGACAAGGAATACTACACGGACATGATCTACGCCGAAAACGGCATCCGCTTCGACGTCCGGGGCGGGGTTTCGGTCAGCCACTCCGTGCGGGCCGCCAAGGACCACACATACTGGCAATATATCGTGCCGTCGGCCGTGCACATGACCGTGTCCGCCGTGCCCGGCGCCGCGCCGTCCGTGGCGGCGGACCGGACCGGCGCGGACCAGGAGGCGGGCCTGCCCGGCCGGATCATGCATATGGTCCGCTCCACCCAGAAGGAACTGACCAAACGGCTGAACGCGTTCGGCACCCGGCTCAAGGACGAGCCGTGGGGCGCGCCCCTGTGGATGTTCCTGGCCCTGTCCTTCGTCTACGGGGTGGTCCACGCCGTGGGCCCGGGGCACGGCAAGGCCGTGGTCTGCTCGTGGTTTTTGAGCCGTCCCGGCTCGCTGCTTCGCGGCGCGCTCATGGGCAACGCCATCACCTTCGTGCACATGGGCTCCGCCGCCCTGGCCGTGGGTGCCGCCTACCTGATCTTCTCCTCGGGCATGGGCGGATTCGCGGCCGCCAGCCGGGCCATCCAGCCCGCCGGATACGGGCTGCTCGCCCTCATGGGACTGTTCCTGCTGGTCAAGGCCGTGCTCGACCTGCGCCGGGGCGGCCTGCTCGCGAGCCACGCCTGCGCCCACGACGGCGATGAGGGCGGCGACCTCAAATCCATCCTGGCCGTGTCCTTCGTCACCGGGCTCATCCCCTGCCCGGGCGCGGCGGTCATCCTGGCCTTCGCCATCGGCCTGAACATCTTCTGGACCGGAGTGGCGGCCCTGATCGTCATGGCCCTGGGCATGGGCCTGACCACCACCCTGTTCGCCTGGCTCGCGGTCTCGGCCCGGAAGGCCGCCCTGACCCTGTCCGGCCGCAACCGCCGCCTGTTCGGCTACCTCCACGCCGGGCTGTCCATCTGCGGCGCGGCCGCCATCGGCCTGTTCGGCACCGCCCTGCTCATCGGCTCGCTGACCGCCTGA
- a CDS encoding Lrp/AsnC family transcriptional regulator translates to MKNALDSQDKRLVAELTRDGQLSPGKVGEATGVTAPTVRSRLKNLMQAGALKVAGLVNPTRVKGLTVALVGISLMSHEQLGEKLDQIGALPRVNWAAAVTGRYDIIVEIVCQEGMDDLYRFLDRDLSQVGGINASESFVVMKSRRKWLLLPDAVIETFTK, encoded by the coding sequence ATGAAAAACGCATTGGATTCGCAAGACAAGCGGCTGGTGGCCGAACTGACCCGCGACGGACAGCTCTCGCCCGGCAAGGTCGGCGAGGCCACGGGCGTGACCGCGCCCACGGTCCGCTCGAGGCTCAAGAACCTGATGCAGGCGGGCGCGCTCAAGGTGGCCGGGCTGGTCAACCCCACGCGCGTCAAAGGGCTGACCGTGGCCCTGGTGGGCATCAGCCTGATGAGCCACGAGCAGCTCGGCGAGAAGCTGGACCAGATCGGGGCCCTGCCCCGGGTCAACTGGGCGGCCGCGGTCACCGGGCGCTACGACATCATCGTGGAGATCGTCTGCCAGGAAGGCATGGACGACCTCTACCGGTTCCTGGACCGGGACCTGTCCCAGGTGGGCGGCATCAACGCCTCCGAATCGTTCGTTGTCATGAAATCCCGGCGCAAGTGGCTGTTGTTGCCCGACGCCGTGATCGAGACCTTCACCAAATAA
- the ald gene encoding alanine dehydrogenase — MIIGIPKEIKTLENRVAMTPGAVESLVRQGNEVLVEAGAGLGSGLADAEYIASGAKMVSAAEAWGAEMVIKVKEPLASEFQYLRKGLLLFTYLHLAAAPELTKALLDSGTTGVAYETVKSADGTLPLLTPMSEVAGRMATQVGAHYLEKTQGGRGILLGGVPGVYPAEVLVLGGGVVGTNAARIAMGMGARVTILDLSHQRLQYLDEVFQGRITTMMSTEPNIRQMVQRADLVIGAVLLPGAKTPNLITRDMLPLMKEGSVIVDVAVDQGGCIETTKATTHDNPTYVIDGVVHYGVANMPGAVPRTSTFALVNQTAPYALRLAAKGTDALKDDAGLALGLNTWDGKLTCPAVGAALNIDSMTPEEALAQM, encoded by the coding sequence ATGATTATCGGTATCCCCAAGGAAATCAAAACGCTGGAAAATCGTGTGGCCATGACTCCGGGCGCGGTGGAATCCCTGGTCCGCCAGGGCAACGAGGTGCTGGTCGAGGCCGGCGCCGGGTTGGGCAGCGGCCTGGCCGACGCGGAGTACATCGCCTCCGGCGCCAAGATGGTCTCCGCCGCCGAGGCCTGGGGCGCCGAGATGGTCATCAAGGTCAAGGAGCCGCTGGCTTCCGAATTCCAGTATCTGCGCAAGGGCCTGCTCCTGTTCACCTACCTGCACCTGGCCGCCGCTCCCGAGCTGACCAAGGCCCTGCTCGACTCCGGCACCACCGGCGTGGCCTATGAAACCGTCAAATCCGCGGACGGCACCCTGCCCCTGCTGACCCCCATGTCCGAGGTCGCCGGGCGCATGGCCACCCAGGTGGGCGCGCACTATCTGGAGAAGACCCAGGGCGGCCGCGGCATCCTGCTGGGCGGCGTGCCCGGCGTGTACCCCGCCGAAGTGCTCGTCCTGGGCGGCGGCGTGGTCGGCACCAACGCGGCCCGCATCGCCATGGGCATGGGCGCGCGCGTGACCATCCTCGACCTCTCCCACCAGCGTCTGCAGTACCTGGACGAGGTTTTCCAGGGCCGCATCACCACCATGATGTCCACCGAGCCCAACATCCGCCAGATGGTCCAGCGGGCCGACCTGGTCATCGGCGCGGTCCTGCTGCCCGGCGCCAAGACCCCGAACCTGATCACCCGCGACATGCTGCCCCTGATGAAGGAAGGCTCTGTCATCGTCGACGTGGCCGTGGACCAGGGCGGCTGCATCGAGACCACCAAGGCCACCACCCACGACAACCCGACCTACGTCATCGACGGCGTGGTCCATTACGGCGTGGCCAACATGCCCGGCGCGGTGCCCCGCACCTCCACCTTCGCCCTGGTCAACCAGACCGCTCCCTACGCCCTGCGCCTGGCCGCCAAGGGCACCGACGCCCTGAAGGACGACGCAGGTCTGGCGCTCGGCCTGAACACCTGGGACGGCAAGCTGACCTGCCCGGCCGTGGGCGCCGCCCTGAACATCGATTCCATGACCCCGGAAGAGGCGCTCGCTCAGATGTAG
- a CDS encoding lytic transglycosylase domain-containing protein — translation MPRRYLALPLAAGVILFCFALLAPLHGPALAGDGDIEMLAPMRTAAFPSLESAIRIKGPLYFCGEFVPLHLPEVRERLEKELLLMLWDRAQVILWLKRTGRYFPHIETVLRGRGMPDDLKYVAVIESALRPEAGSSRGARGIWQFIASTACNYDLTVDRFVDERRNFYFATGAAVSYLKDLHDQFDSWTLACAGYNMGEQGLARRIGTQEVRDYYHLDLPEETQRYVLRAIAAKLILNDPARYGFDLHPEDYYKPRKFDRVKLRAKYPTPLTLVAKAAGTYYKDIRDLNPQLLGEVIPPGQHDLFLPEGAAEEFAERYHPLMAKYRETLKPETYVVRSGDSLTEIARRHDMSLYQLCKMNKLTRRSTIHPGQKLLVQ, via the coding sequence ATGCCCAGGCGGTACCTTGCTCTCCCGCTTGCGGCGGGAGTGATCCTTTTTTGTTTCGCGCTGCTCGCGCCCCTGCACGGCCCGGCCCTGGCCGGGGACGGGGACATCGAGATGCTCGCGCCCATGCGGACCGCAGCCTTCCCGTCGCTGGAATCCGCCATCCGTATCAAGGGACCGCTCTATTTCTGCGGCGAGTTCGTGCCCCTGCACCTGCCCGAGGTGCGCGAGCGGTTGGAAAAGGAACTGCTGCTCATGCTCTGGGACCGCGCCCAGGTCATCCTCTGGCTCAAGCGCACGGGCCGCTATTTCCCGCACATCGAGACCGTGCTGCGCGGGCGGGGCATGCCCGACGACCTCAAGTACGTGGCGGTCATCGAATCCGCGCTCAGGCCCGAGGCCGGGTCCAGCCGTGGCGCGCGCGGCATATGGCAGTTCATCGCCTCCACGGCCTGCAACTACGATCTGACCGTGGACCGCTTCGTGGACGAGCGGCGCAACTTCTATTTCGCCACGGGCGCGGCCGTATCCTATCTCAAGGACCTGCACGACCAGTTCGACTCCTGGACCCTGGCCTGCGCGGGCTACAACATGGGCGAGCAGGGGCTGGCCAGGCGGATCGGGACGCAGGAGGTCAGGGACTACTACCACCTCGACCTGCCCGAGGAGACCCAGCGCTACGTGCTCCGCGCCATCGCGGCCAAGCTCATCCTCAACGATCCGGCGCGCTACGGCTTTGACCTGCATCCCGAGGACTACTACAAGCCGCGCAAGTTCGACCGGGTCAAACTGCGGGCCAAGTATCCCACGCCCCTGACCCTGGTGGCCAAGGCCGCGGGCACCTACTACAAGGACATCCGCGACCTCAACCCGCAGCTGCTGGGCGAGGTCATCCCGCCCGGCCAGCACGACCTGTTTCTGCCCGAGGGCGCGGCCGAAGAGTTCGCCGAGCGCTACCATCCGCTCATGGCCAAGTACCGCGAGACCCTCAAGCCCGAGACCTACGTGGTCAGGAGCGGGGACTCCCTGACCGAGATCGCCCGCAGGCACGACATGAGTCTGTACCAGCTGTGCAAGATGAACAAGCTGACCAGGCGGTCGACCATCCACCCCGGCCAGAAGCTGCTGGTCCAGTGA
- a CDS encoding PhoH family protein, translating into MAQKHFVLDTNVLIENPKCIIALRNGVENQIYIPYTVLGELDGLKKDPRIGHIVSQAVRAILEDEAVNIFPPDFAETLTDPVLDDRILKEILHVGPEEATLITNDRILQIKAKCYGIPSEEYRDSDPFRSESQRYTGFVEEGEEPVRNCFRWENGTPIFHGPEGPKEISYTHEIWGVKPRSVYQNLALELMLCEGIDLVSIQSEAGYGKTFLSLAAALYLMLERKDNPYRKIYLVKPVVEIGAKMGYLPGDIEEKMLPYIKYIQDLLIKLHDIRPANRIFMDPTSDSFKFNPKKFEVQPVAFLRGMNIENAVVIVDEMQNLSRGETRALLTRMGEGVKCICLGDTRQVDNPYLNESNNGLNWTVRKLKGYKNYAHMVLKGDRSRGPITDIVLKSKL; encoded by the coding sequence ATGGCCCAGAAGCATTTTGTCCTCGACACCAACGTCCTTATTGAAAATCCCAAATGCATCATCGCCCTGAGAAACGGGGTGGAAAACCAAATCTACATTCCCTACACCGTCCTGGGCGAGCTGGACGGACTGAAGAAAGACCCGCGCATCGGCCACATCGTCTCCCAGGCGGTGCGGGCCATCCTCGAAGACGAAGCCGTCAACATCTTCCCCCCGGACTTTGCCGAGACCCTCACGGACCCCGTGCTGGACGACCGCATCCTCAAGGAAATCCTCCACGTGGGGCCGGAAGAGGCGACGCTGATCACCAACGACCGCATCCTCCAGATCAAGGCCAAGTGCTACGGCATTCCGAGCGAGGAATACCGCGATTCCGATCCGTTCCGGTCCGAGTCCCAGCGCTACACCGGGTTCGTGGAGGAGGGCGAGGAGCCGGTGCGCAACTGTTTCCGCTGGGAGAACGGCACCCCGATCTTCCACGGCCCGGAGGGGCCCAAGGAGATCAGCTACACCCACGAGATATGGGGCGTGAAGCCGCGCAGCGTGTACCAGAACCTGGCGCTGGAACTGATGCTCTGCGAGGGCATCGACCTGGTCTCCATCCAGTCCGAGGCGGGCTACGGCAAGACCTTCCTGTCCCTGGCCGCGGCCCTGTACCTGATGCTGGAGCGCAAGGACAACCCGTACCGCAAGATCTACCTGGTCAAGCCGGTGGTCGAGATCGGGGCCAAGATGGGCTACCTGCCCGGCGACATCGAGGAAAAGATGCTGCCGTACATCAAGTACATCCAGGACCTGCTCATCAAGCTGCACGACATCCGGCCCGCCAACCGCATCTTCATGGACCCGACCAGCGACTCGTTCAAGTTCAACCCCAAGAAGTTCGAGGTCCAGCCCGTGGCCTTTTTGCGCGGCATGAACATCGAGAACGCGGTGGTCATCGTGGACGAGATGCAGAACCTGTCGCGCGGCGAGACCCGAGCCCTGCTGACGCGCATGGGCGAAGGCGTCAAGTGCATCTGCCTGGGCGATACCCGGCAGGTGGACAATCCATACCTCAACGAGTCGAACAACGGACTGAACTGGACAGTCCGCAAGCTCAAGGGGTACAAGAACTATGCGCACATGGTCCTCAAGGGCGACCGCTCGCGCGGCCCCATCACGGACATCGTGCTGAAATCGAAACTGTAA
- a CDS encoding flagellar biosynthesis anti-sigma factor FlgM → MKGYDDSRGRTAAHMETERVLDAFDQVDTGRHRDSAEERADKIARLKAEVNAGCYEPDVMDIARLLTSAMDPTL, encoded by the coding sequence ATGAAGGGTTATGACGACAGCCGCGGGCGGACCGCGGCCCATATGGAAACCGAGCGCGTGCTAGACGCCTTCGACCAGGTGGACACCGGGCGGCACCGGGACAGCGCCGAAGAGCGCGCCGACAAGATCGCCCGGCTCAAGGCCGAGGTGAACGCCGGCTGTTACGAGCCCGACGTCATGGACATCGCCAGGCTGCTGACCTCGGCCATGGACCCGACGCTCTAG
- the dgt gene encoding dGTP triphosphohydrolase: MGSAPRMDWNKLLDATRYGRGSESSDVRSPFQRDIDRVLFSDHFRRLARKTQVHPLNENDHIHSRLTHSLEVASVGKSLGELVGVFLEDRRELPSTLSPKDVGEAVQAACLAHDIGNPPFGHGGEEAIKKWFARSSVPIFLPPQYANDFTRFDGNAMSVRILVSTGFNNTGMSPTYAVLGALLKYPWTSSQAEKDKFSFFQTEADAMRTVAEALGLIRIGGLWSRPPLAYLTEAADDICYRIIDIEDATELGILEESFMADKFAKVLNLESGPGERYAWIHDCHFRQRNSLIRAKLINGAVQEAATLFQEHYDSIMSGEFDRNSSLMEKSQDGICRVVHDVYKGISDKLFLSRRKTILEIGAQNALGLLLEQTMVDMERFAKGESPINERVLALLNRENIEIIPGEDIRSLYLIIMAIVDYISGMTDHYATDLCRKFLGLGY; this comes from the coding sequence ATGGGCTCCGCACCCCGCATGGATTGGAACAAGCTGCTCGACGCCACGCGCTACGGACGCGGAAGCGAATCAAGCGACGTCCGCAGTCCCTTTCAACGCGACATCGACCGCGTCCTGTTCAGCGACCACTTCCGACGGCTGGCCCGCAAGACCCAGGTCCATCCCCTGAACGAGAACGACCACATCCACTCCCGATTGACCCACAGCCTGGAGGTCGCCTCGGTAGGCAAGAGCCTGGGCGAGTTGGTGGGCGTGTTCCTGGAAGATCGCAGGGAATTGCCCTCCACCCTCTCCCCCAAGGATGTGGGGGAAGCCGTGCAGGCCGCCTGCCTTGCCCATGACATAGGCAACCCGCCCTTTGGGCACGGGGGCGAGGAAGCCATTAAGAAATGGTTTGCCCGTTCGAGTGTTCCCATCTTTTTGCCGCCACAATACGCGAACGATTTTACCCGGTTCGATGGGAATGCCATGTCCGTCCGCATCTTGGTCAGCACGGGATTCAACAACACCGGCATGAGCCCGACGTATGCGGTCCTGGGGGCCCTCCTCAAATACCCGTGGACGTCCTCGCAGGCGGAAAAGGACAAGTTCAGTTTTTTCCAGACCGAAGCCGATGCCATGAGAACCGTGGCGGAAGCTCTGGGGCTCATCCGAATCGGCGGGCTTTGGTCCCGACCTCCTTTGGCCTACCTTACCGAAGCCGCCGACGATATTTGCTACAGGATCATCGACATTGAGGACGCAACCGAACTGGGCATCCTTGAGGAATCGTTCATGGCCGACAAATTCGCCAAGGTGCTCAACCTGGAATCCGGCCCGGGCGAACGCTATGCGTGGATACACGATTGCCATTTCCGGCAGCGGAACAGCCTTATCCGTGCCAAGCTCATCAATGGAGCCGTGCAAGAGGCCGCAACGCTTTTCCAGGAACACTACGACTCCATCATGTCCGGTGAGTTCGACAGAAACTCAAGCCTGATGGAGAAATCCCAAGATGGAATTTGCCGCGTTGTCCATGATGTTTACAAAGGCATCTCCGACAAGCTCTTTCTCTCACGCCGAAAAACCATCCTCGAAATCGGGGCCCAGAACGCACTGGGTCTGCTCCTGGAACAAACCATGGTGGATATGGAAAGATTCGCAAAAGGCGAAAGCCCCATTAACGAAAGAGTATTGGCCCTTCTGAACCGCGAAAACATAGAAATCATCCCCGGAGAGGACATCCGTTCCCTGTATCTCATCATCATGGCCATCGTGGACTACATCTCCGGCATGACCGACCACTACGCCACGGACCTGTGCCGCAAGTTCCTCGGGCTGGGGTACTGA
- the htpG gene encoding molecular chaperone HtpG, which produces MGKKTTHKFKAEVSQLLDILVHSLYTNKEIFLRELISNASDALEKARFKTQASGETDELAPEIRVTVDADAKTLTVTDTGVGMTRDELMRNIGTIAHSGTAELAKLAEQGKESLDSLIGRFGVGFYSVYMVADEVTVTTKSMDADARPIVWTSDGRTDYKLQELDEDRPHGTEITVSLKEDLASQFTNEAHLKHVVKTHSNFINFPIYVGGERVNTIQALWREPKFQIKAEQYAEFYKFLTFDSEDPFDTLHTSVDAPVQFNALMFIPRHGNDPFGLGRENRGLDLYVRRVLIEKQNKDLLPEYLGFIKGVVDTEDLPLNISRETLQDNLLMRKISSTLVKQVLDHLAKMAKDDADRYNEFWRAHGELFKAGYMDFLNKDKFAGLVRFNSSSLDDDKGLTSLADYIARAKEDQKEIYYAYGPSREALALSPHLEVFRRKHVEVLYLFEPIDEFVMDALREYEGCALVSAEHADMAKLDKFESMEKEDKPEPLSDEQKTELDKLLARMKDVLGDAVTEVKASTRLSESPVCLANPDGNVTSSMDKIMRVMSKDTSIPKKILEINPDHALIRNMLAILEKDENDPFIDQAANQLYESALLLEGYLTDPHALVGRVQDLLTKSSSWYVASGK; this is translated from the coding sequence ATGGGCAAGAAAACGACCCACAAATTCAAGGCTGAGGTCAGCCAACTCCTCGATATCCTTGTTCACTCGCTGTACACCAACAAGGAAATATTTCTCCGCGAGCTGATTTCCAACGCGTCCGACGCCCTGGAAAAGGCCCGGTTCAAGACCCAGGCTTCGGGCGAGACCGACGAGCTGGCCCCGGAAATCCGCGTCACCGTCGATGCCGATGCCAAGACCCTGACCGTGACCGACACCGGCGTGGGCATGACCCGCGACGAGCTGATGCGCAACATCGGCACCATCGCCCACTCGGGCACGGCCGAACTGGCCAAGCTCGCCGAACAGGGCAAGGAATCGCTGGATTCACTCATCGGCCGGTTCGGCGTGGGCTTTTATTCCGTGTACATGGTCGCCGACGAGGTCACCGTGACCACCAAATCCATGGACGCCGACGCCAGGCCCATCGTCTGGACCTCGGACGGCCGCACCGACTACAAGCTCCAGGAGCTGGACGAGGACCGTCCCCACGGCACCGAGATCACGGTCAGCCTGAAGGAGGACCTGGCCTCGCAGTTCACCAACGAGGCGCACCTCAAGCACGTGGTCAAGACCCACTCCAACTTCATCAATTTCCCCATCTACGTGGGCGGCGAGCGGGTCAACACCATCCAGGCCCTGTGGCGCGAGCCCAAGTTCCAGATCAAGGCCGAGCAGTACGCCGAGTTCTACAAGTTCCTGACGTTTGATTCGGAGGATCCCTTCGACACCCTGCACACCTCGGTGGACGCGCCGGTGCAGTTCAACGCGCTCATGTTCATTCCCAGGCACGGCAACGACCCGTTCGGCCTGGGCCGCGAGAACCGGGGCCTGGACCTGTACGTGCGCCGCGTGCTCATCGAGAAGCAGAACAAGGACCTGCTCCCCGAGTATCTGGGCTTCATCAAGGGTGTCGTGGATACCGAGGACCTGCCCCTGAACATCTCGCGCGAGACCCTGCAGGACAACCTGCTCATGCGCAAGATCAGCTCCACCCTGGTCAAGCAGGTGCTCGACCACCTGGCCAAGATGGCCAAGGACGACGCGGACCGCTACAACGAGTTCTGGCGCGCTCACGGCGAGCTCTTCAAGGCGGGCTACATGGACTTCCTGAACAAGGACAAGTTCGCCGGGCTGGTCCGCTTCAACTCCTCGAGCCTCGACGACGACAAGGGGCTGACCTCGCTGGCCGACTACATCGCCCGCGCCAAGGAGGATCAGAAGGAGATTTACTACGCCTACGGCCCGAGCCGAGAGGCGCTCGCCCTGTCCCCGCACCTGGAGGTCTTCCGGCGCAAGCACGTCGAGGTCCTGTACCTGTTCGAGCCCATCGACGAGTTCGTCATGGACGCCCTGCGCGAGTACGAGGGGTGCGCCCTGGTCTCGGCCGAGCACGCGGACATGGCCAAGCTCGACAAGTTCGAGTCCATGGAGAAGGAGGACAAGCCCGAGCCGCTGAGCGACGAGCAGAAGACAGAACTGGACAAGCTGCTTGCGCGCATGAAAGACGTGCTCGGCGACGCGGTGACCGAGGTCAAGGCGTCCACCCGGCTGTCCGAGTCCCCGGTCTGCCTGGCCAACCCGGACGGCAACGTGACCTCGTCCATGGACAAGATCATGCGCGTCATGAGCAAGGACACCTCCATCCCCAAGAAGATCCTGGAGATCAACCCGGACCACGCGCTCATCCGCAACATGCTGGCCATCCTGGAAAAGGACGAGAACGACCCGTTCATCGACCAGGCCGCCAACCAGCTCTACGAGTCCGCCCTGCTGCTCGAAGGCTACCTGACCGACCCCCACGCCCTGGTGGGCCGGGTCCAGGACCTGCTGACCAAGTCGAGCAGCTGGTACGTGGCCTCCGGCAAGTAG
- a CDS encoding MerR family transcriptional regulator translates to MTGKKVLSVAEIARELDLPESTVHYWKNRFAQHLPSVGRGRQKRFKPEAVEIFANISRLLKEGHTARDVMDRLSQDYPLQADAVPATSGGGQPNLQAVGSMDQVMTMAAAIGMEIAKSVGEGIRSVLAAEGGGAPDVADIREGLEETALRISTAMQETEALKAENRELKEKLAVMEAEMVRLRKDRREMEKYLLDKIKSVST, encoded by the coding sequence ATGACTGGCAAGAAAGTCCTTTCCGTGGCCGAGATCGCCCGCGAGCTCGACCTGCCCGAATCCACGGTGCACTATTGGAAGAACCGGTTCGCCCAGCATCTGCCGAGCGTGGGGCGCGGCCGCCAGAAGCGTTTCAAGCCCGAGGCTGTGGAGATTTTCGCGAACATTTCCCGGCTGCTCAAGGAGGGCCACACGGCTCGCGACGTCATGGACCGGCTGTCGCAGGATTATCCGCTCCAGGCCGACGCCGTGCCCGCGACTTCGGGAGGTGGGCAGCCGAATCTCCAGGCGGTCGGGTCCATGGACCAGGTCATGACCATGGCCGCGGCCATCGGCATGGAAATCGCCAAGTCCGTGGGCGAGGGCATCCGTTCCGTGCTGGCCGCCGAGGGCGGGGGAGCGCCCGACGTGGCCGACATCCGCGAGGGGCTGGAGGAGACCGCCCTGCGCATCTCCACGGCCATGCAGGAGACCGAGGCGCTCAAGGCCGAGAACCGGGAGCTCAAGGAAAAGCTCGCGGTCATGGAGGCCGAGATGGTCCGCTTGCGCAAGGATCGGCGCGAAATGGAAAAATACCTGCTTGACAAGATCAAATCCGTATCTACTTAA
- a CDS encoding MauE/DoxX family redox-associated membrane protein, which translates to MKAPLASKALYTAVRVILGLLFVYAGTLKLMHPEGFAVTINIYGLVSWKMAGFLSYAIPCVEILSGLGLVLDARGALAVIVAQLLGFMVVLLYALYLGLDADCGCFGNPQNTDNAPTGPLHAFLRDAVMLAGCALLYVQRRVAGFRPWALGRLFGKKK; encoded by the coding sequence ATGAAAGCGCCGCTCGCCTCCAAAGCCCTCTACACCGCCGTCCGGGTTATCCTCGGCCTGCTTTTCGTCTATGCCGGGACCCTCAAGCTCATGCACCCGGAAGGGTTTGCCGTGACCATCAACATCTACGGTCTGGTCTCCTGGAAGATGGCGGGATTCCTGTCCTACGCCATACCCTGCGTGGAAATCCTGTCCGGCCTCGGCCTGGTCCTCGACGCGCGCGGCGCGTTGGCGGTCATTGTCGCACAGTTGTTGGGGTTCATGGTGGTGCTGCTCTACGCCCTGTATCTCGGCCTCGACGCCGACTGCGGCTGCTTCGGCAATCCGCAAAACACCGACAATGCCCCAACCGGCCCGCTCCACGCCTTTCTCCGGGACGCCGTCATGCTCGCCGGCTGCGCCCTCCTCTACGTCCAACGCCGCGTGGCCGGATTCCGGCCCTGGGCGCTTGGGCGGCTGTTCGGGAAAAAGAAGTAA
- a CDS encoding glycine zipper domain-containing protein has protein sequence MKTAFMKTAISLVLMLSLLAGCQTTQAQNGAGIGTLAGATLGALTFKNKVSGAAIGAGVGMLAGYIVGNEMEKADRAQLSNTLETTPSGYTTEWVNPDTRTRYEAIPEPPREYHDGRVERDVTINARMADGSTQTVYAKAYRQPDGSWQLVQ, from the coding sequence ATGAAGACCGCTTTTATGAAGACCGCCATATCGCTGGTGCTGATGCTGTCGCTGCTGGCCGGTTGCCAGACCACCCAGGCGCAGAACGGGGCCGGGATCGGCACTCTGGCCGGGGCAACCCTGGGCGCGCTGACCTTCAAGAACAAGGTGTCCGGCGCGGCCATCGGCGCGGGCGTGGGTATGCTTGCGGGCTACATCGTGGGCAATGAAATGGAAAAGGCCGACCGCGCGCAATTGTCCAATACCCTCGAGACCACGCCGTCCGGCTACACCACCGAGTGGGTCAACCCCGATACCCGCACCCGCTACGAGGCCATCCCCGAACCGCCGCGCGAATACCACGACGGCCGCGTCGAACGCGACGTGACCATCAACGCCCGCATGGCCGACGGCTCCACCCAGACCGTCTACGCCAAGGCCTACCGCCAACCCGACGGCTCCTGGCAGCTTGTCCAGTAG